acataaatataattatatgaatattatttacttgtactataactgatataaatataaaataaataatttaaagtattaatgaTTTGAGATCCTTAAATCATACTATTAGTATAGCATTAACAAATCATAGGTTATACCTCGTTGAAATATAACATTTTCCGAATGTTATAACCTATGAGattatattcattattaaatagtataatatatgatagtatgatctatataatatagtataacttatgacaatatattatataataccataatatttgattttatattataaagtataaatgatTTGAGATcctcaaaaaacatttacttacttttgaaataaaatcatatattatggtattatataatatattgctataagttatatataaattatattatttattttatataaaataaataaaataaagtacaaatGATTTGGtaccttaaaaaacatttacttttaaaataaaataaaatatatgtgcCGCTACAATTCGTTTTGCTATAAAAGATTTCTTATCATTCGTTAATGAATtccaataaaattataacaaatagaaatcaataaaaagtaataaggaaactaacatttgttaaaaagttcaagattttaatctttatagattttttaattctttaagatttgtttcttaaattctttataaaaattacgctTGCGCAAACTCAATAACAAACGTGGTTTAAGTCTGGAACAAGATCGGCACAGTCGGCCGATcgtaaaaaaaacatggaataTATGTCGGCTATCATACAAAGATCGTTTGAGTCTACTAAATTTACAATTACAGAAtagctttattacaaatataatcagCAGGACTTTCAGAAGATCGtacgatcttatcatgaagccctttacaatatcaaatataataataacaataaaatcaaattaaccaattaaaaaaaaataaacataaactatttataactgtgaatttaaaatataaatatactggataaaatatatgaaacaaaagaactaaaaacaagaaaaaatattttctgctgaaaaatattttttgctgatACCTTCTCTTAATTTTCGTTTGAAAGAAGTTTAAGTCCAtttcaaagttaaattaaaatttgacaaaactattttatttcataaataaagatcgcgataagaaataattagttgttcaaatttagtttgACAGAAAGATTCTTgtagatttttttcatttgcgAAGATAGTATTTGTTTATGGGTTTAACATTGtaaaggtttataaatacatcatgagataaatgatttttacatttaaacatgaaacataaaatattataaacatttacgtACACATTTAAGGCTTTCATTTCTCTCAGAAGCggttttgaatttataaaacgatttaaaaaattcattaggcGAGCTGCGCGTTTCTGATCCTGATAAGgagatttaagtttagttttgtgCGCGCTTCccatacaatatttgcatatttttaatagCAATGGATAAACGATTAATAcagttgttttaattgttgttaattTAACATATGTCCAGTGGCGGATCTATATATGGGCTAATAGGGCTAAAGCCCGGGGCCCCGACCAGTAAGGGGCCCGTATGAAAAGAGAAATTTTACATATTATCGTGAATATTCATTTATCAAATGTAAAAGTggttaaataattaattatttcaaacataaGTAAGTGTATGTGAAAATTCAAGCGAacgaaaactaaatttttaaactacgttttaaatcattaaactaCGATGAGGTTATAAAGGAATATGCCCTAATAAAGGTTCGAAAACTGCgtcattaaaaatcttaaaattaaataacttgtttttgttATGAATTTATTATGCTTAAATATTTACGATATTTGTGATTGTTAGtgaataagaataataataataaaaacaattaatctttaatattgtctttcattttatttaaataatgaaccGAAAATCAATTAATCgcataatcaattaaaaatctttattcgTGTAGGGCTAGGGCCCCTTGCTATTTTTAAGCCCTGGGCCCCCAAAAAGCTAGATCCGCCACTGCATATGTCGAACTTTATATACAATTCAAAtacttttagcaattttcaTGAAGATATTATTGATTTGTTGTTTCCTGGATAAATTTTCGTCTATAAGAACTCCAAGtagttttgtaacttttttccCTTTTAGTACTGTATTATCAATAAAGAGGTTGGACATCgtatttggtaaacatttttttctgaatattgGGTAAAAAAGTgtgcattttgttttatcaatattgaggGACAATCTGTTTTTCTTAAATcaatatgagattttatttaattcttgtgtcatatttttaaaaagtgtatttatgtttttatgagaTTGGAATAGGTTTGTGGCATCAGCGAAAATTAAAGTGGTTAGGTTAGAGGCTTTGTTAaggtcatttatatatattaaaaataatagggGCCCAGCTATGGATCCCTGTGGGACACCATATGTTACATTCATTAATAAAGGGAAAGAAGAGTCTTGGATATTAACGAACTGCTTACGATTACTAAGATAGCTTTTGAACTGCGTAGAGATTTATCTTTAATGTCATAGAGTTCTAATTTTTTGAACAGAATGTGGTGATcgacagtatcaaaagctttagacaAATCGATGAATACTCCTAGGgtataataagaatttttaaaagaatcagaaGTGCTATGTGTTAGTTGGAGTATGACGTGTTTAGTAAAATTGTTTCTCTGGAAGCCAAATTGATTATTACataaaagtttagtatcaacaaaataattgtatactctgttttgcattattatttcttatattttaaagaaaactggAAGAACTGAAATAGGACGATAATTTGTAATGTTGCAATGGTCACCTGATTTATAAATAGGagttattttttctacttttagaGAGTCAGAAAAGGTCCTTGAGCAATAGatgctttacaaattttaaattttgaaagatataaaaacaaattttatatctttcaaAATGTCAAAGGAGTCTGTTACAACATTTCCATGGATGCAATCAGCCTCAATTGCCTTATTTCGTTATAATGATTTAAACGCTGCTTCAAATTTGTTGCATGTtaggtttgaaaaatttaaagtgaTGTTATAAACTCATCAATTGATTTGTCATTaagataaagaattttatttgatgaGCTTGTTCcgattgaagaaaaaaatttattaaattcaaaagcaattttaatagagtcattaaataatttatcttttatttttattgcatttggtACTgatattgtacttttttatttttccccGTGATCTCTTTCATTAGTAACTAAATTCGCTTTGAATTATGTTTGTGTTTCGCAAACAAGTCGAAATTTTTCGCATTTTTGCggagtttttcaaaattatttttattattgactgatttatattttagtaaaaaaatttatttattttaatatacagtttttgtttcactttCGATGATTTTTTAAGTCCTTTAGTTATCCAAGCACATGATACGTCCTTATCAAAGTAAAGTAAAACTTTCTTTacctttaactttaaaaacctCTAGAATGTTTGCTCCAATAAGGTATTTAtaacaatgtatataattttgcagtaaaaaaaaacaatagcataaaaaatatttataaataatactataaatataccCTAACCTTAATACAAAACCTTATCAAAAACATATATTCAAATTGAAAAGTTTGTCTCgtttaaaatcttatatattTGTCATCAATTAATAAGTCACTAGTTTGATTTTGAACCCAAGGATTTCCGAATCTGTCGCAATAATGAAACCTGTCGCAATTATATCCTTATCTTACTAAGTGACTGAATGAATAAGACATCTAACTACAACTTGTTTACTGAGGAGCTGCTTCATATTGTTCTAATAACAAAAGtgtccaaaaaaattttcttaattgcaATGAATtccaacaaaatattttgttattaaaaacagtaTTGAAGTTAACTATTTCGACTTTTCTTAAACATTCAACAAAGTAACGCATTATTAATCAGTTCAAAAGTTATCAATATCGACAgaaccataaatttttttaaaaaactaccaATTTAAACACTATAGCTTATGGTATCATATTTCCGTGATTTTAAAAACGAAAATCTCCATTCAtccagttattttattatatttttatctattttataaaaaaaatttaatcaatcatttatatatatatatatatatatatatatatatatatatatatatatatatatatatatatatatatatatatatatatatatatatatatatataaataaatatatatatatatttaagaatataaatGTAATCATCTTcttgcatttttaaactttcttgatGTCTTTCTAATTTGTTCTCTCAGCATTCGTGAGCGAAAGCAGTACATTAAAGGATTAGCTAACGATTTTATACAAGTGATAAAGTAGGACCACATGTAAGTTGTGTTTGTCCATTCTTCATAACGAAGCTGTGGCATTATTCTAAGCATTATAGTTATCGATATATAGGGCATATAACACATTACAACTGATACAAGCAAAATAAAAGTGAGGTGGTATATATTTACTTGCTTTTCCATTCGTCTAATTTTTCTCTGATTATTTTTGGAATCTTCATTTAGCTTGGTACAGCTGCTTTGTTCCGATGTTTCTAACGCCATAGCATccatatatttatctttttttgaatagCCATTTTGCTCAATAGAAAAAGCGGAAATCATTTTTCGCACTTCGTTTACTTTTTGAAGAACCTTTAAATGAATGTACACGCTCTGAAGTATAAACGGGGGCAACGATAAAAGTATTACAATTTCAATAAGCTTTTTGTTGGGAGTAAGTAGACTAAGTccatttattactattactattagcGTTAATGCAATAACTGACCGGGCGTAATAATGAGGATTGGGTGCTATTTTTTCTTcgtaaaaaaatggtttaaatattgcCAAATAACGATCAATTGAAATAAAGCTCACAAGTAAAAAAGATAAGTACGATAAGACATGGGATGCAAATACTGCTACTACGTAGATGCTACAATTATGCTTCTCATGAAGCGCAAATAACCAAACCAAAGCCCAAAAAGGCATGCTTATTATTGCACTTAGAAAGTCACACAAAGCTGTACTTGCTAACAAAACATTTGGTGGAGTGTGCAGTTTTTTAGTCTTTAATATAACGGCAAATgcaattacatttaaaatagcTGTAGGCGGTATAAGAGCTATAAGAAAGCTCGAAGATATATAAATAGAGATTGCGCACGAAGGACGTAAAGGCATAAAATGCAACATTCCATTACACgcaattttgtaaattttataagtgGTTAcgttcatttttcaaaaaaaaaattttctagtgTGCATTTGTATTCCATAAAATGCTTTCttacaaaagattttataaagtcTCTTCAAAGTTCAATGAAAccaataaatcataaaaatctaaaagaaaacctaaaaattaatattgtaaatatatatttccatAAACAATTGTAGCATATAATGatactgttatatattttacattttttactcTTTATGTTACGTAAtacttaaatacatatatatatatatatatatatatatatatatatatatatatatatatatatatatatatatatatatatatatatatatatatatatatatatatatatatatatatatagaatgttAATAACTCagtaaatttttcattattttttcactCTTATTGTAAAATGCTTAAACTTTGCATattaatcagttttttaaataaattaggagttgctttattattttaagacaCAACAcaagaattgtttaaaaacacaaaaaaatacatatttttttatcttttccaggttttaaaaatttatggtaACTGATAGAGCCGTTGTTGCCTTTATTTTTACCTCTGTCGTTGAAAAGTACTACAAACAATAGACTTTACtaataaactaaagtttttgaAGTATAAACAATACCTAATTATCAGGGATTCTAAAAATAGACACATTTAATGTTTCTATGTTTCAACTAAGCTTTAATCTTAGCTAACCGCAAAGTATGGAACATCAGTAACATCTGCTCTAATGTTAAACAACaaattctcaaaaataaaaaacaaacccaacaacacaaataattattttttatttaaaatttattgcaattatctttattttcatttcttagGTGGTTTAACACAaggaagaataaaaaaattataaaattaactcaacttattgatgtttttttattatcttattttattgtactaatttgaataatatgacgttttatataaaaaattttattatgctttatgaaaaaaaataaaacaaccttttatCAAACTGACAAAAAcgatcttttaaaattttaaacttgacGATTATGTCATAAAAAgacaacattaaataaaataacaatttgtaaaacaaattgtaaattgtttttaatttaaattgggTTTAGGCTTTATAATGAAATAAGTTAGACTGGtagaaatatgaaatatattattttacataagaaGTAACAGAAACTTTGACTATTTCTGTTTTACAATATGTGTTCGACGTTTGAAaagaaataatgtttaaatcggaaagaaaataatattttttgtctcAAAGGTATTTAATTTTGGCATATATTAGAccttctaaaattttaaaccttttgtAAACAACTTGAGAGggaagttattttatattcacgATATAACAAACGTTGGTAAAACGTCGATTTTACGGCCGATATCAAAACTTTGAAGTGATTTATTCTATATCGATCATGATGACTCCAAATctgaaaatcatttttgaattttttttgtattgtggttataatcttttttgatggtattgtggtttatcatCTTCCGGCTAATTGCCTTATTTAGGCCACATACCAAGGCATCATAACCCTCTTCACAAACCAtgagtaattaattttaataagaacgAACACTAATTGAGCGATAGTCAAAAGAAGTCAAATTAGAAAGAAAACATAGAGTAAGCGGTCAGATATTGCGCCAGATGTTAGAATGTGAAATTTACGTTCAATATCAAGTTAACTAGATAAAGAACTGTTTTACGTATACCTTTTTGACGTGTCCGTATACGTATAATATATACGTAAAATAGCATACGCATACTGTTTTACGTCTACCGTTTACGTATACTCATTTTAGATGGGTATcatggtttatcctcctccggctaattgccatttAGAGgctatatatatactcattttaGACGTATAGGTTTTGCTGACTTGTAGTTTCATCTACGGCTTAGTCAATAGTGTTTTATGTAGTTTACATCATTTGTGCTTGTggttacatattattttaaatttatatatatatatttatattatgtcgaaaaataataaccaaaactacttatatttgttaatactTGTTGATGATTTccgtttatttttcaaaagttgtttaaCATAAAAATCTGCCATTTAAACCACACAGACAGtgtcaatactttttttattttttattttttatttaggtgcccctaGAAGATTTAATGGTCTTGTCACAATACATTATActtgataataaatataagtttctttattttagttatgttcagatgatttttaaaattgaaatattttatctatattgTAACATCAtatgttcaaaataaattataaatgtacgtgtattaaattttatatcataatatatgtatataaatttattatatacgtATAtcatatatgttaaaaaaaatacgtatataaactataaatatacgtatataaactataaatatacgtatatatttattaatatctaaTAACGTAACTGTTTCAATAGCGGCATAtactatttttagaaaaaatcaaccacatatattattattaatggcAATTTTAAAGTTCCTAAAATACGCCTATTTTATGTTATCAAAAATTCTAGTCTCtatttttgctgcttttttgaatacatgtttgaaggtatttttttaatacaatcttACTTGCccttaaagttattaaaaataattaaaatattcatttttaactgacttatataaaaaaactccttatatttaactatataaaattactttaaaaaaatgcatattgtGGTAAACTTAAAATCCATGAAAAATGCAATGTCAAATCCATGGATGCCGACGTTAAAAGAAgaagataaaatttaagtttatatttgaaattctAATTTGAAATATCAATAAAGTATGCAATTATACGAtaacatgaaaatattattttttcaagttaaactcCATactataataatgtttaaaaagataacTATTCGtacaattataaatttgtatataaatttaaaagtgttgtatttttgtaagaaattatttattgatttttgatcaccttttattgacttttaagtaagtaaaaacaaaataaaaactatacatTTTTGAATAGTCTGGGTTATTtagaacttaaaaataatatttgaaaaaataaaagtatcgAAATTTTCATTCCAATTTCGGCCTTAAGCCTAGTTTTTTAGATCACTGTGCGTtgtaatgaataaaaacaatacttaaatttttgataaaatcaattaaaattataaactcgTTAGTAATGCAAACCTAATGAacaaaaccaaatattttttttatttttttattttttattcagatttctgaatcaaaaaagtaagaaatataataaattttcaaaattgtttgttaaaaaaactttgaaaagtatttttttataaatttttaaaattaattatttaaaaaatcattgaataagattttatctgtaaataaataatggaAATAGTATTTAACTAAAATAGGTTTATAATATACaggttaaaatatattaatatattaattttaggaAATCAAGCACGATAAGAAAGAACATCAaacaaaaatagcaaaaaaaattttatcttgtaaCATCATCTTTCTGACAGCTGCACGACTTTTACTGGgcaaaattaatcaataaactAATATCTCAACATATATcagattatttcttatttatcaGATTgagtaaaactatatatatatatatatatatatatatatatatatatatatatatatatatatatatatatatatatatatatatatatatatatatatatatatatatatatatatatgtatgtatatatatatatatatatatatatatatatatatatatatatatatatatatatacatatatatatatatatatatatatatatatatatatatatatatatatatatatatatatatatatatatatcatatatatatatatatatatatatatatatatatatatatatatatatatatatatatatatatatatatatatatatgtatatatatatatatatatatatatatatatatatatatatatatatatatatacatacatatatatatatatatactactgtgatcaaaaagtaaggtgaatttttttataaaatgaaaaatctttatttattcttccaaATCTGTATCGTCCCCCTCAAAATAATCCCCCCCGGCCCCAATGCACTTTTGCCAACGTTTTTTCCAGTCTTCGAAGCATGCCGAAAAGTCCTCGGTAGGGATAGCCTTCAATGCGCGTGCCGATTCACGTTGGATCTCTTCAATGGACTCAAAACGATTTCCCCGGAGTGGTCTCTTGAGCTTTGGGAACAGCCAGAAGTCACACAACATGGGTAGAGTTTTTGGCGAAAAACTCACGAAGAACCAGTGCTGTGTGCGAAGGCGCATTATCGTGGTGCAAAATCCAAGAGTTATTGGCCCATAATTCCGGTCTCTTTTTGCGAATAGCTTCACGCAAACGTCGCATAACGCTTAAATAATATTCCTTGTTGACAGTTTGGCCAGTTGGAAGGAATTCGTAGTGCACGACACCacaataatcaaagaaaacagTCAACAAGACCTTGATTTTTGAGCGACTTTGACGTGGTTGCTTCGGTCTCGGCTCGCCTTTTTCACGGTATTCACTCGATTGGTCGGTTGTTTCAGGGTCGTATGCGTAGACTTAAGTCTCATCGccagtaataatttgtttgtagacGTCTTGATAGTCAGAAAGCATTGCTTCACTCGTTTTAACGCGACgctctttttcaaagaaattgagaaatttcGGCACCAAACGTGATTTGAGTCTTCTGAGGCCCAAATGATCCTTCAAAATCGCTTGCACGGACCCAAATGATATTCCAACCATGTCAACAAGGTCTCGAATGGTTAACCGACGATTTGCAAGCACcaattctttgattttgttgatgtgGCGATCATCAATCGAAGTCGATGGTCGTCCGGAGCGTTCCAAGTCATCAACACGTTCTCGGCCTCAAAATTTAATAGCACTTCTTTGCTCAACAAAATTAGACATCGTGAAAATCGCCGAATGCACTTTTGGTACTTCAGAAACaagcgtaaacaaaaaaaaataattatgagttTGAAATGTAATTTGGCGCAAATGTTAATGACATTCctaccaacttaaaaataaaaaagattggacgATTCGAATAAGGCGGGAAGTTTAGATtaaaaattcaccttactttttgatcacagtagtatatatatatatatatatatatatatatatataatatatatatatatatatatatatatatatatatatatatatatatatatatatatatatatatatatatatatatatatatatatatatatatatatgtatatatatatatatatataaaacccaTTCAATTCAACTAACAGCCCTCACATGATTATCTGCAAGCGAATTCAAttcattcaaaatatatatatatatatatatatatatatatatatatatatatatatatattatatatatatatatatatatatatatgtatatatatatatatatatatgtatatatatatatatatatatatatatatatatatatatatatatatatatatatatatatatatatgtatatatatatatatatataaaacccaTTCAATTCAACTAACAGTCCTCACATGATTATCTGCAAGCGAATTCAATTCATTCAAAGgacaaacaattaaatttaaataatttttagttaattgacAAACAACATTAGTTTGGTCTctatatagtatttaaaattgaatgaaaagttTCTTGTATTTTCCGTAGATGGACTacaagaaaaaaggtttaaatagCTTTGAatgtttccaaaaaaattttgtttcttggCTAAGAATACTtctaataataaagttattaccttgaaaaaaatataaccagaccataacaaaataataaacttaaattacattcaactaaaatttaattaactttgtTTGCAATATCAGCGCCTGTTTTTTTTACACAGTTAACCATTGCCAAAAATCTTTCCAATTTATTGCCAATTCATTGCTGGAttggcaatgaaaaaaataatccatAGCCAGAAATCTTGTTAACCAAAATTTTACCGTTTTAAAAGCATATTCatacaaatattcaaaaatttgttttgtaataaaaggTTGGTATATGACCATTTAGAATATTGCGATAGATCGTCGACTAA
Above is a window of Hydra vulgaris chromosome 10, alternate assembly HydraT2T_AEP DNA encoding:
- the LOC101237956 gene encoding 5-hydroxytryptamine receptor 1F, with product MNVTTYKIYKIACNGMLHFMPLRPSCAISIYISSSFLIALIPPTAILNVIAFAVILKTKKLHTPPNVLLASTALCDFLSAIISMPFWALVWLFALHEKHNCSIYVVAVFASHVLSYLSFLLVSFISIDRYLAIFKPFFYEEKIAPNPHYYARSVIALTLIVIVINGLSLLTPNKKLIEIVILLSLPPFILQSVYIHLKVLQKVNEVRKMISAFSIEQNGYSKKDKYMDAMALETSEQSSCTKLNEDSKNNQRKIRRMEKQVNIYHLTFILLVSVVMCYMPYISITIMLRIMPQLRYEEWTNTTYMWSYFITCIKSLANPLMYCFRSRMLREQIRKTSRKFKNARR